In Mixta intestinalis, the following are encoded in one genomic region:
- a CDS encoding SDR family oxidoreductase: protein MKPWLIFGAGGTGTGRCVLDLALAAGRPVVAVVRNPSAAAQLDALGVAVVEGDARDAQAVALACTKVGHAATVISTLGGAQEFEAHRVIIDTAAAQGLERMIMVSSLGCGDSWRWLSARAKAAFGQSVREKTLAEAWLQTSPLDYAILRPGGLLNGEATGMAQLFQGEEVHGFVHRRDVAAMIARLDAADSLNNQVYSLVQPGLAPETA from the coding sequence ATGAAACCGTGGCTGATTTTCGGCGCTGGCGGCACCGGCACCGGGCGCTGCGTGCTGGATCTGGCGCTGGCAGCCGGGCGTCCGGTGGTGGCGGTGGTGCGTAATCCTTCTGCGGCGGCCCAGCTTGATGCGCTGGGCGTGGCGGTGGTGGAAGGCGACGCCCGTGATGCGCAGGCGGTCGCGCTGGCCTGCACCAAAGTGGGTCACGCGGCGACGGTTATCTCGACGCTGGGCGGTGCGCAGGAATTTGAGGCGCACCGCGTCATTATCGATACCGCGGCGGCACAGGGGCTGGAGCGCATGATCATGGTTTCTTCGCTTGGCTGCGGCGATAGCTGGCGCTGGCTGTCGGCGCGCGCGAAGGCGGCCTTCGGGCAGTCGGTGCGGGAGAAAACGCTGGCGGAAGCCTGGCTGCAAACCAGCCCGCTGGATTACGCCATCCTGCGTCCTGGCGGTCTGCTAAACGGCGAGGCGACGGGCATGGCGCAGCTTTTTCAGGGCGAGGAAGTGCATGGCTTTGTTCATCGCCGTGATGTGGCGGCGATGATTGCCCGGCTCGACGCCGCCGATAGCCTGAACAATCAGGTTTACAGTCTGGTGCAGCCGGGGCTGGCACCTGAAACGGCCTGA
- the hutX gene encoding heme utilization cystosolic carrier protein HutX codes for MSHTELRAFLATNPDGTLEAIAEKFNVTLLEVVQQLPKSTLTSGEQFDTVWDTVVEWGKVTTLVHTADVILEFTGDLPSGFHRHGYFNLRGRHGMTGHIKAVNCQHIALVERQFMGMDTASILFFNQAGSAMFKIFLGRDEHRQLLTEQLVAFRALAHRLQVMAS; via the coding sequence ATGAGCCACACTGAGCTACGTGCCTTTTTAGCCACCAACCCGGACGGTACGCTGGAGGCGATTGCAGAGAAATTTAACGTTACGCTGCTGGAAGTGGTGCAGCAGCTGCCGAAAAGCACGTTAACCAGCGGAGAGCAGTTTGATACCGTCTGGGATACGGTGGTGGAGTGGGGCAAAGTGACTACTCTGGTGCATACCGCCGATGTCATCCTGGAATTCACCGGCGATCTGCCTTCCGGCTTTCATCGCCACGGTTACTTCAACCTGCGTGGGCGTCACGGTATGACCGGCCATATCAAGGCAGTTAACTGCCAGCATATCGCGCTGGTGGAACGTCAGTTTATGGGCATGGATACCGCATCAATCCTGTTCTTTAACCAGGCGGGCAGCGCGATGTTTAAGATCTTTCTCGGTCGTGACGAGCATCGTCAGCTACTGACTGAACAGCTTGTTGCTTTCCGTGCGCTGGCTCATCGTCTACAGGTGATGGCGTCATGA
- the hutW gene encoding heme anaerobic degradation radical SAM methyltransferase ChuW/HutW, with product MNVPQPDLTPHFALSGPQPFRDRRATMPWRGSSPVIKEKHAETWQSLLAHPAPPRKRLLYLHIPFCATHCTFCGFYQNRYEADHCARYTDALLEEIALEADSPLHQSAPIHAVYFGGGTPSALSANDLSRILTRLRSALPLAPDCEITIEGRVLNFDDERIDACLDAGANRFSIGIQTFNSRIRKRMARTSDGPQAIRFMENLCRRDRASVVCDLLFGLPDQDAQSWAEDLAIAQQIGLDGVDLYALNLLPETPLGKAVSNGRVEVPAPIARRDLYLQGCEALDKAGWHCISNSHWGRTTRERNLYNLLIKRGADCLALGSGAGGSLNGYSWMVERNLEAWHQGIAAGHKPLMMMMRATEARVEWRHELQAGIETARVALDTLTPHAELLTPLLQQWHRAGLTRDDSTCLRLTNEGRFWASNLLQSLQQLISELNSHPA from the coding sequence ATGAATGTTCCACAGCCTGATTTAACGCCGCACTTTGCGCTGTCTGGCCCACAGCCGTTTCGCGATCGTCGCGCCACTATGCCGTGGCGCGGTTCCTCACCGGTAATCAAAGAGAAGCATGCTGAAACCTGGCAATCGCTGCTGGCGCATCCGGCACCGCCACGTAAGCGGTTGCTCTATCTGCACATTCCTTTCTGCGCCACCCACTGCACTTTCTGCGGTTTTTATCAGAACCGCTATGAAGCAGACCATTGCGCACGCTATACCGATGCGCTGCTGGAAGAAATTGCGCTGGAGGCAGACAGCCCGCTGCATCAGTCGGCACCGATCCATGCCGTCTATTTTGGCGGCGGCACGCCTTCCGCCCTCAGTGCGAACGATCTCTCACGCATTTTGACGCGTCTGCGCAGCGCGTTACCGCTGGCTCCCGACTGTGAAATCACCATTGAAGGGCGCGTACTTAACTTTGATGATGAACGCATCGATGCCTGCCTTGACGCGGGCGCGAACCGTTTCTCTATTGGTATTCAGACATTTAACAGCCGGATCCGCAAGCGTATGGCCCGCACTTCCGATGGCCCGCAGGCGATCCGTTTTATGGAAAATCTCTGTCGCCGCGATCGCGCCTCGGTGGTCTGCGATCTGCTGTTTGGTCTGCCGGATCAGGATGCGCAGAGCTGGGCGGAGGATCTGGCCATCGCGCAGCAAATCGGGCTGGACGGCGTCGATCTCTATGCGCTCAACCTGCTACCTGAAACGCCGCTGGGCAAAGCGGTCAGCAACGGGCGCGTTGAGGTGCCTGCGCCGATAGCGCGGCGCGATCTCTATTTGCAGGGCTGCGAAGCGCTGGATAAAGCGGGCTGGCACTGCATCAGCAACAGCCACTGGGGGCGAACCACACGCGAGCGCAACCTGTATAACCTGCTGATCAAGCGCGGCGCGGATTGTCTGGCGTTAGGCTCCGGTGCGGGCGGCTCGTTAAACGGTTATTCGTGGATGGTGGAGCGCAACCTGGAAGCCTGGCATCAGGGCATTGCCGCCGGTCATAAGCCGCTAATGATGATGATGCGCGCCACCGAAGCGCGTGTGGAGTGGCGACATGAGCTACAGGCCGGGATCGAAACTGCCAGGGTGGCGCTGGACACGCTGACGCCTCATGCCGAACTGCTGACGCCGCTGCTACAGCAATGGCATCGGGCCGGACTCACCCGCGATGATTCAACCTGCCTGCGCCTGACCAATGAAGGACGCTTTTGGGCAAGCAACCTGTTGCAGTCTTTGCAGCAGCTGATTTCCGAACTGAACAGTCACCCGGCGTGA
- a CDS encoding heme/hemin ABC transporter substrate-binding protein, whose product MTLAGWLLCGSVLAQNPPPQRIVAAGGSLVELIWALDAGDKVVGVDETAVWPPQVKQLPQIGYWKQLSIEGILSLRPDLFITWQDAEPRLIFDQLKHHNIRTVALPRTPATPERLYENILALAEAVQAAEKGQALVASLRQRLDRVAGRNACQTHPVRVMFLLAPGGSTPQVAGEGSVANVILTLAGGKNVATHRQYRSYSSEAIIAANPDVIVVTSQSGQGARDKLAASVPGIDRTAAWKNQRIVEIDQSLILGMGPRIVDAVEYLHQQFWPQPDELKADAACPSRS is encoded by the coding sequence ATGACCCTGGCGGGATGGCTGCTGTGCGGTAGCGTACTGGCGCAGAATCCGCCGCCGCAGCGCATCGTAGCCGCCGGTGGCTCGCTGGTAGAGCTTATCTGGGCGCTGGATGCTGGCGATAAGGTGGTTGGCGTGGATGAAACCGCCGTCTGGCCGCCGCAGGTTAAACAGTTGCCGCAAATTGGCTACTGGAAGCAGTTAAGCATCGAAGGCATTCTCTCGCTGCGCCCCGACCTTTTTATCACCTGGCAGGATGCCGAACCGCGGCTGATTTTCGATCAGCTGAAGCATCACAATATCAGAACGGTAGCGTTGCCGCGCACACCCGCCACGCCGGAGCGACTCTATGAAAATATTCTGGCGTTAGCTGAAGCGGTGCAGGCAGCGGAAAAAGGCCAGGCGCTGGTCGCCAGCCTGCGTCAGCGTCTGGATCGCGTTGCCGGGCGTAACGCCTGCCAGACGCATCCGGTGCGCGTGATGTTTTTGCTGGCACCCGGCGGCAGTACGCCGCAGGTGGCCGGGGAAGGCAGCGTTGCCAACGTCATCCTGACGCTGGCCGGAGGTAAAAATGTCGCCACGCATCGACAGTATCGCAGCTACAGCAGCGAAGCCATTATTGCCGCCAATCCTGATGTCATCGTGGTTACCTCGCAAAGCGGGCAGGGCGCGCGCGATAAGCTGGCAGCCAGCGTGCCCGGCATCGATCGCACCGCCGCCTGGAAAAATCAGCGCATCGTGGAGATCGATCAGTCGCTAATCCTCGGTATGGGACCGCGCATCGTCGATGCCGTTGAATATTTGCACCAGCAATTCTGGCCGCAGCCGGATGAGCTTAAGGCTGACGCTGCTTGTCCATCCCGTTCCTGA
- a CDS encoding TonB-dependent receptor plug domain-containing protein: MIRLTRNRRFLLSALTLSFAQHAAAEITSQEKTLVVTSSRSATSLWNSPATIQVIDKETLEKSTNVSLADELRDVPGVEITDNALAGRKQVRIRGEASSRVLMLIDGQEVTYQRAGQDYGPGLLIDESALERIEIVKGPYSVLYGSQAIGGVVNFITRKGGDKPLGGVIKATYDTSTNGWSESAAAWGSIGHFDYRLNGSYADHNERDTPDGRLPDTGYRNHSQGAWLGYRWDKHKFGLSLDRYNLSTQTWYDSPDYEEFSVRIPKLEREKLGLFYDYEADGKYLKSLHVDAYVQTLERQFENNIAVVQSSGSPMIGNISVANQTQSLDKQNTRGLTLQSDFDLPGNNHLVMGSQYQQDRIRQRSAGYTHASTSTGFPPGANYIANKHSHNRGEQASWSLFAQNEWRFADNWNWTVGARQYWLESSLLGGDETVDHSSKGVSVNRLKQRTAHDNALVASTSLRYSGFENTELRLAFAQGYVFPTLSQQFMQTSAGNGISYGNPDLKAEHSNNYEFGVRYNGNMWLIDGAVYYSEADDYIASVACAGQAVCEGNNNSGRGDGYYFYDNISRAKTYGMELSAEYNGWEVSPYISGNLLRRQYIGQNHHTWHTGEPTLSGRIGLKHTLLLNAMTLSSDLWLRASAKAEDDTSADAPGKRYPGWATLNLAFSSEFGPEEQYRVNLALNNLTNKRYKTAHESIPVAGFNAAMGFAWTF, encoded by the coding sequence ATGATACGCTTAACCAGGAATCGGCGCTTTTTGCTGTCCGCGCTTACGCTCTCTTTCGCACAGCACGCCGCCGCAGAAATAACCTCACAGGAAAAGACGCTGGTCGTGACGTCAAGCCGTTCGGCAACGTCGCTATGGAACAGTCCGGCAACGATTCAGGTGATTGATAAAGAGACGCTGGAGAAATCCACCAATGTGTCGCTGGCCGATGAGCTACGCGATGTGCCCGGCGTTGAGATTACGGATAACGCGCTGGCCGGACGCAAACAGGTACGCATTCGTGGTGAAGCTTCTTCGCGCGTACTGATGCTGATCGACGGGCAAGAGGTGACCTATCAGCGCGCAGGGCAGGATTATGGTCCTGGGCTGCTGATTGATGAATCCGCCCTGGAGCGTATCGAAATCGTTAAGGGGCCCTATTCCGTACTGTACGGATCGCAGGCGATCGGCGGCGTGGTTAATTTCATCACCCGTAAAGGTGGCGATAAACCGCTTGGCGGCGTTATTAAAGCGACCTATGACACCAGCACAAACGGCTGGAGCGAATCTGCCGCGGCCTGGGGCAGCATCGGGCATTTTGATTACCGGCTGAACGGCAGCTATGCCGATCATAACGAGCGCGATACGCCCGATGGACGTCTGCCGGATACCGGTTATCGCAACCATAGCCAGGGCGCGTGGCTGGGCTATCGCTGGGATAAACATAAGTTTGGCCTGTCGCTCGATCGCTATAACCTGTCAACGCAAACCTGGTATGACTCGCCTGATTACGAAGAGTTTAGCGTCAGAATCCCTAAGCTGGAGCGTGAAAAGCTGGGGCTGTTTTATGATTATGAGGCTGACGGCAAGTATCTGAAAAGCCTACACGTAGACGCTTACGTGCAGACGCTTGAACGTCAGTTCGAGAATAATATTGCGGTGGTTCAATCTTCTGGTTCGCCGATGATTGGCAATATTAGCGTTGCCAACCAGACGCAATCTCTTGATAAACAAAATACGCGGGGGCTAACGCTACAGTCAGATTTTGATCTGCCGGGTAATAATCACCTGGTGATGGGCTCTCAGTATCAACAGGATCGCATCAGGCAGCGTTCGGCGGGCTATACCCACGCCAGTACCAGTACCGGCTTTCCGCCTGGCGCAAATTATATCGCCAATAAACATTCTCATAATCGTGGCGAACAGGCCAGCTGGTCGTTGTTTGCCCAAAACGAATGGCGCTTTGCGGATAACTGGAACTGGACGGTAGGCGCGCGCCAATACTGGCTGGAATCCTCGCTGCTGGGCGGCGATGAGACGGTTGATCATTCCAGTAAGGGCGTCAGCGTTAACCGGCTAAAGCAGCGCACCGCGCACGATAACGCGCTGGTCGCCTCTACCAGCCTGCGTTACTCCGGTTTTGAAAACACCGAGCTGCGGCTGGCCTTCGCGCAGGGTTATGTTTTCCCAACGCTCTCCCAGCAGTTTATGCAAACTTCGGCAGGCAACGGTATTTCTTACGGTAATCCCGATTTAAAAGCCGAGCACTCCAATAACTATGAATTTGGCGTGCGCTATAACGGCAATATGTGGCTAATCGACGGTGCGGTTTATTATTCCGAAGCGGATGACTATATCGCTTCGGTAGCCTGTGCCGGACAAGCGGTATGCGAAGGGAATAATAACAGCGGCAGAGGCGACGGTTACTATTTTTACGACAATATCAGCCGCGCCAAAACCTACGGCATGGAGCTCTCTGCGGAATATAACGGCTGGGAAGTTTCCCCTTACATCAGCGGTAATCTGCTGCGCCGTCAATATATCGGACAGAACCATCATACCTGGCATACCGGCGAACCGACGCTCAGCGGCAGAATAGGGCTGAAGCATACTCTGTTGCTTAATGCTATGACGCTTTCCTCCGATCTCTGGCTGCGTGCGTCGGCAAAAGCGGAGGATGACACCTCGGCTGATGCTCCGGGCAAACGCTATCCGGGATGGGCAACGTTAAACCTGGCTTTCAGCAGCGAATTCGGGCCTGAAGAGCAGTACCGGGTCAATCTCGCCCTGAATAATCTGACCAATAAGCGCTACAAAACCGCACATGAATCGATCCCGGTTGCGGGCTTCAATGCGGCGATGGGCTTCGCATGGACGTTTTAA
- a CDS encoding nitrous oxide-stimulated promoter family protein: MSGKRIQREKRTIEKMIALYQSSCPQALPEPERYQKLYQYAVKRLDRCAYGEDKPACKQCPIHCYQPAPREEMKQIMRWAGPRMLLHHPILAIRHLIDDKRPVPPLPEKYRPKKDR; encoded by the coding sequence ATGTCAGGAAAGCGTATCCAGCGAGAAAAGCGCACCATTGAAAAAATGATCGCTCTGTATCAGTCCAGCTGTCCGCAGGCGTTACCCGAACCAGAGCGTTACCAAAAGCTATATCAGTATGCGGTAAAACGCCTCGATCGCTGTGCTTACGGTGAAGATAAGCCCGCCTGTAAGCAGTGCCCGATTCATTGCTATCAGCCCGCGCCGCGTGAAGAGATGAAACAGATTATGCGCTGGGCGGGACCGCGTATGCTGCTGCATCATCCCATTCTGGCGATACGTCATCTGATCGATGATAAACGTCCCGTTCCGCCATTACCGGAAAAATATCGACCGAAGAAAGATCGGTAG
- a CDS encoding TetR/AcrR family transcriptional regulator → MPESLTRQRLSREERHTQLVEVAWRIIREEGTEALTLGYLAKQAGVTKPVVYDHFTSRSGLLATLYKEFDRRQTEAMDDMISKTEPVLEKLAVVIANSYIECVLLQGREMPSVMAALTGTPELEQIWQDYAASFTEKCRRLFAPFCQQPPGDAPLRAMLGSAEGLSWAVVNGVITEQQAKDELFQVIIAMVQRCGIK, encoded by the coding sequence ATGCCTGAATCGCTCACGCGACAGCGGTTATCAAGAGAAGAACGTCATACTCAACTGGTAGAAGTTGCATGGCGGATTATTCGTGAAGAAGGGACGGAAGCACTGACCCTGGGGTATCTGGCAAAACAGGCTGGCGTAACGAAGCCGGTAGTTTACGATCATTTCACCAGTCGTTCCGGGCTTCTGGCTACACTTTATAAGGAGTTCGATCGGCGTCAAACGGAAGCGATGGATGACATGATCAGCAAAACGGAACCGGTTTTAGAAAAGCTGGCTGTGGTTATCGCCAATTCCTATATCGAATGCGTGTTGCTTCAGGGGCGTGAAATGCCCAGCGTAATGGCGGCCCTTACCGGTACGCCTGAGCTGGAACAAATCTGGCAGGATTATGCGGCTTCATTTACTGAAAAATGCCGCAGGCTGTTTGCGCCGTTCTGCCAGCAACCGCCTGGCGATGCCCCCCTGCGGGCGATGCTTGGCTCTGCCGAAGGGCTGTCCTGGGCTGTGGTTAACGGGGTGATTACGGAACAGCAGGCAAAGGATGAGCTGTTTCAGGTGATTATCGCGATGGTACAGCGGTGTGGTATAAAATAA
- a CDS encoding NAD(P)H-dependent oxidoreductase — MHALIVVSHPLDTSLTHGTAKAIAQGITDANPANTYEIADLMQEGFNPVYSVADMALFQQTGATPPDIAAEQARIDKADALVLVFPVYWWSMPALLKGWIDRVFSNGWAYEETAEEKVLKKLGHLPVHLVALGAATKKTYEKRDYFGAFNTQIVHGIFDYCGAPVVTSEILLLPEMKSPDACIEAARDIGRAVTTRSAKSKNPPCGRVL, encoded by the coding sequence ATGCACGCATTAATTGTTGTTTCTCATCCTCTCGATACCTCATTAACTCACGGCACTGCTAAGGCCATTGCGCAAGGCATTACCGACGCTAACCCGGCCAATACGTACGAAATCGCAGATCTGATGCAGGAAGGCTTTAACCCGGTTTACTCAGTAGCCGATATGGCGCTTTTTCAGCAAACCGGCGCAACGCCGCCTGATATTGCAGCAGAACAGGCGCGTATTGATAAAGCAGATGCGCTGGTGCTGGTCTTTCCCGTTTACTGGTGGAGCATGCCTGCATTATTAAAAGGCTGGATCGATCGGGTCTTTTCCAACGGCTGGGCTTATGAAGAAACCGCAGAAGAAAAGGTATTGAAAAAGCTGGGCCATTTACCCGTGCATTTAGTGGCACTGGGCGCGGCTACCAAAAAAACCTATGAAAAACGCGACTATTTTGGTGCCTTTAATACCCAGATAGTACACGGAATTTTTGATTACTGTGGTGCACCGGTAGTAACTTCAGAAATATTATTGTTACCAGAGATGAAATCCCCGGATGCCTGTATTGAGGCTGCACGGGATATTGGACGAGCTGTAACAACCCGATCCGCAAAAAGCAAAAACCCGCCTTGTGGGCGGGTTCTTTAG
- a CDS encoding methyl-accepting chemotaxis protein — protein sequence MFRSIASGIASRLASQQCAYPSATLAALDEAIATIAFTPDGTILNANKLFLDRMGYQLEEIQGKHHRIFCPDELAASPQYQAFWQRLQRGESFSNKFLRLDKQGHPVWLEANYVPVRDRFGKVIKIVKLASDITAHVLDAQEQRALTTAIDRSMAVIAFNLRGEVLKANANFLKTTGYREQEIIGQHHGMFCTPALRASEEYKTFWQKLNHGDFISGQFQRVDKQGRTLWLRATYNPVFDENGELYKIVKFASNVTSQVEKNQQEREAAQQAYETALRTNESTRVGADVVENSVQNINALAGELHDISGDISSLSAQSDRIGQIVETIRSIASQTNLLALNAAIEAARAGAHGRAFAVVANEVRSLAANINQATSEIEKMVRDNHLLAGKALTSIETNLQRADRGVALAQEAGEVIAEIRGSAAEVVSAISNVTKALKEE from the coding sequence ATGTTTCGTTCTATTGCATCAGGAATCGCATCACGTCTCGCTTCACAGCAGTGCGCCTATCCTTCCGCAACGCTGGCCGCGCTTGATGAAGCGATTGCTACCATTGCCTTTACGCCGGACGGTACAATTTTAAACGCCAACAAATTGTTTCTTGATCGCATGGGCTATCAACTGGAGGAAATACAGGGAAAGCATCACCGCATCTTCTGCCCGGATGAACTGGCCGCCTCACCGCAGTATCAGGCTTTCTGGCAGCGACTACAGCGCGGCGAGAGTTTCAGCAATAAGTTCCTGCGGCTGGATAAGCAGGGACATCCGGTCTGGCTGGAGGCGAACTACGTGCCGGTACGCGATCGCTTTGGCAAGGTGATAAAAATCGTCAAGCTGGCGTCAGATATTACCGCGCACGTGCTGGATGCGCAGGAGCAGCGCGCCTTAACCACCGCTATCGATCGCTCTATGGCGGTCATCGCTTTTAATCTGCGCGGCGAAGTGCTGAAAGCCAACGCTAACTTTTTAAAGACCACCGGTTACCGCGAGCAAGAAATTATCGGTCAGCATCACGGTATGTTTTGTACCCCGGCGCTGCGTGCCAGCGAAGAATACAAAACCTTCTGGCAAAAGCTGAATCACGGCGATTTTATCTCCGGTCAGTTTCAACGGGTTGATAAACAGGGGCGCACGCTGTGGCTGCGCGCCACCTATAACCCGGTTTTCGATGAAAACGGCGAGCTGTATAAAATCGTTAAATTTGCCTCCAACGTCACCAGTCAGGTAGAGAAAAACCAACAGGAGCGGGAAGCGGCACAGCAGGCCTATGAAACCGCGTTGCGCACTAATGAAAGCACGCGGGTTGGCGCAGACGTGGTGGAAAACAGCGTACAAAATATCAATGCGCTGGCGGGCGAGCTGCATGATATCTCCGGTGATATTTCCAGCCTGAGCGCCCAGTCCGATCGCATCGGGCAGATAGTCGAAACCATTCGCAGCATCGCCAGCCAGACAAACCTGCTGGCGCTGAACGCCGCGATAGAAGCCGCGCGAGCTGGCGCACACGGGCGCGCCTTTGCGGTAGTAGCAAATGAGGTGCGTTCGCTGGCAGCCAATATCAACCAGGCCACCAGCGAGATTGAAAAAATGGTCAGGGATAATCATCTGCTGGCCGGTAAAGCATTAACCAGCATTGAAACCAATCTACAACGCGCCGATCGCGGAGTCGCCCTTGCGCAGGAGGCGGGAGAGGTCATCGCGGAAATCCGTGGCAGCGCCGCTGAGGTAGTCAGCGCTATCAGCAACGTGACCAAGGCGTTAAAAGAGGAATAA
- the ftnA gene encoding non-heme ferritin yields the protein MLTNDMIARLNDQLNLEFYSANLYLQMSAWCSDKSFEGAAAFLKSHSREEMEHMQRLFDYLSDTGALPVLGTIPAPPVSFESLADLFQQTYEHEQLITRKINELAHAAMSSQDYSTFQFLQWYVAEQHEEEKLFKSILDKLALVGDSGKSLFFVDKDLAALDSGSHGSAN from the coding sequence ATGCTGACAAATGACATGATTGCCCGCTTAAATGACCAGCTGAATCTGGAGTTCTATTCCGCCAACCTCTATCTGCAAATGAGCGCCTGGTGCAGCGATAAAAGTTTTGAAGGGGCTGCCGCGTTCCTGAAATCTCACTCACGCGAAGAGATGGAACATATGCAGCGCCTGTTTGATTACCTGAGCGATACCGGGGCGCTGCCGGTACTGGGCACAATTCCTGCGCCGCCGGTTTCATTTGAATCCCTGGCGGATCTGTTCCAGCAGACCTACGAGCACGAGCAGCTAATCACACGTAAAATCAACGAGCTGGCGCACGCGGCAATGTCCAGCCAGGACTACTCCACCTTCCAGTTCCTGCAATGGTACGTGGCTGAACAGCATGAAGAAGAGAAGCTGTTTAAATCCATCCTCGATAAGCTGGCGCTGGTCGGCGACAGTGGCAAAAGCCTGTTCTTTGTCGATAAAGATCTGGCAGCATTGGACAGCGGCAGCCACGGCTCGGCAAACTGA